The Ziziphus jujuba cultivar Dongzao chromosome 1, ASM3175591v1 genome segment TTTGGGGAAAATCCATTCTGAGTCATCTCTTGGTAAATCTTCTTGGCCTGCCAAGGCCTCTTAGCTCTTCCCATAGCATCCAATAAGGTgttataaataaccaaatttgtCTTGGCCCCTATAGCCTTCATCTCCTCATAGACATTCAAACACCCATCGAAATTCCCTGATTGCCCATGAATTTTAATCAAAGTAGAGAATGTCACCGGATCAATGCGCCATTTCTCCGTTCTAGCACGATCATACAAGCTGAAAGCCATATCAACATTACCAGCACGACCATAAGCATCAATCATTGCCGAGTAGGTAACATCATCTGGATCACATCCAAAAGTGGGCATTTTCTCAAACCACTCAACAGCCTTATCAGGGAAAGACGACATCCTAGCACAGCTAATCATAGTTGAAAAGGTAACATTATCAGGTTTAACACCTCTCtcaagcatttcatcaaacagctTCTCTGCTCTATCCAAGTCCTTACATTTCCTAAACACCTTCAAAGTTACGTTGTAAAGAATTACTTCCCTCTTAGGTTTCAATTTACTTTGAAAGAACTTGAGAGCAAGCAATGCATTTTCAGGATTAACCATATTATTGAGAACAACCACAGCATCTTGTTCTACTATTCTATCACCTAAATCCTTCAAAACATTCGCAACATCATCTTCAGTGGAATTACAAGAATTCAAAGCTTCAGCTAACCTCACTAGTTTGGTATACCTGGCATCGTAAGATTTCCGTCGAAGCTGTGAAGCTCTGGGGCTACTGGGATTGACCCAGATGTAGCTTTTTGATGAAAAGCCACGTTTTACATCTGGGGTTTGAGAATCTGCAACTTCAGGGTTCTGAGTCTCTTGCACAACGGGGTCTTGTAAAGAAACATTGGTTATTTGGAGTGAGGTTCGGAATTGAGATGAGAGAAAATTGAGTTTGCAAAGGTGGTCAGAGTTTCTTACTCCGAGTTTTCTGGTTGAAGAAAGGGAGTAGCAGAAGAGAGATTGGCGGTCATGGACGAGAGAGGAGGGAGAAGAGGAAGAACACAGATAGAACGCCATTTTTCTTCCACGCTGTGCCTCTCTGCTTGCGTTCGAAAGGCTCTGGCTTTTTGGTTTAGATGGGATAGGAGAAAATAGTTCGATTTTACTAAATTAACCTTTTTGATTGTGCGCAGACAGACTCAATACTAAATTGGGCAAACTTGTCCGtcgaacataaaaaataaaaaataaaataccactAGAGGGGCGTTTGATACCTCGGATGCATTCGATATGCCAAATAGATCCGGATCAGACAGAATTGAATAGGATTGAACAAAATCGTTAGTATAATATTATGTTTGGTatagttttgaaataaatagtaaactaatgatattatatttaatgCAAAATCGAACTggatatgattattttataattatatttttaatttttttaaaaataattttaaaagttaaatttatatgaaaaaaaattattacatctaattaatatcgtatatttatatgtttatatatacatgcaaaatatacaaaatttgttgtgtacacccacaaattatattaatatataactttaaaaatagcctaaaattaacttaaaatatagtatgccataaataacaattaattaaaaataaatatattttaatggtatgcataagacaattgaatatttttttcaacccataaattatattaatatattgtttccgaaaccaattaaaataaaattttagtatagtaaatcataaataacaattatctacaaataaagaaataattaacactatatgtaattaagaacttgttgataatataagaatatccatctccaatttatacatatatgtatatagatttcacatgtagcaattcaaataacaagtactacataaatataaatatattggattttacaaggataatctacttataaaacaaataagtaaatacactCATTGATAGCAATCCAAATAAATAACCTACTATAAAACAAAACCATTACACCATTCGTTGTTCAATTGAGCATGTGTATGTGCTGTGTTATTTTGTATTAGATTTACATCATTACGATTCCGCATCAGTCGTTCTACATATCAACATATGCATTTTCAGCTTCTTGGGTTGTATTAtatgcttgatataaattatctctAAATCTTTGCACTTATTGATGACATTCAGGCTAAGGATTATATATCCCTGGTTCTCtacctttaaacacaacataaactctTCTCTTTGCCATTtaatattcctgcatataagaatacattataatataatatagtaatacaattaaaaaaacttacaaTTAATCAACTCAATCATGCAcatgttaatattttaaaacataacacataatcataaaattatcctTACCTGCAAATTTAGAAACAAACATCCACTACCATACAACAAGTTCATAAGTTTCAAACCTAATTGTTCATAATTATCATCCTCCCATACATAAACATGAATATGTAGTCCACAGCTTTACTAAATTAGTTATCTAAAAAGTCACGAGCAAATGCAATTTTTCCCGCATCCGTTTTAATAACCTTAAAAACCTCTATATTCGATGGATCCGATCTCATTACCTTAGAGATTTTGAGGTTGTCACTAGCCTCAAATCCTAACCTGTCAAGTTCCATAGCTAAATATTGTGGATAATAAGCCTCAAATATTTCCAACTTTGCagctaatttatcaaataatttctctgCTGCATTGCCTAACCCAGCTATAATGTCATTGTCCTTCAATCTAAATTTCTGCTTACCTGTTCCTTGGAATTGTGTAGATGGTTCACTACCTCCTCGATTCACAGACATTGGAGAATCGACATCATCAATTGGTTTGTTTGCAGAGtccatatttatttcatttatcatatcaattggagtttgtgctccatgtccGGTTGCCCGATTcttcccaaaaatattagcaagcccCTCATACATAGGAAAATGTTTACCTTTCTAACCTTTTGCACTTGGGGTACTCTAAAATACAAAAAGCCAACGTTTAGCTAAGAAAAACGAAATGCTAGgtaacaaactaaaattgaaattaacatatattttcaaataatattcaaaacctGCATATATGCTTGCCAAACTTCTTCACTGTCAACGTCCATACATTTAAGAAagtcattccatccaaatccacttttgttcAGCATGTCATATATTATACC includes the following:
- the LOC107415634 gene encoding pentatricopeptide repeat-containing protein At4g16390, chloroplastic translates to MAFYLCSSSSPSSLVHDRQSLFCYSLSSTRKLGVRNSDHLCKLNFLSSQFRTSLQITNVSLQDPVVQETQNPEVADSQTPDVKRGFSSKSYIWVNPSSPRASQLRRKSYDARYTKLVRLAEALNSCNSTEDDVANVLKDLGDRIVEQDAVVVLNNMVNPENALLALKFFQSKLKPKREVILYNVTLKVFRKCKDLDRAEKLFDEMLERGVKPDNVTFSTMISCARMSSFPDKAVEWFEKMPTFGCDPDDVTYSAMIDAYGRAGNVDMAFSLYDRARTEKWRIDPVTFSTLIKIHGQSGNFDGCLNVYEEMKAIGAKTNLVIYNTLLDAMGRAKRPWQAKKIYQEMTQNGFSPNWITYAALLRAYSRARYGDDALNVYREMKEKGLELNVILYNTILAMCADIGYADEAVEIYEDLKSSSTQPDSWTFSSVITIYSCSGKVSEAEATLNEMLEAGFEPNIFILTSLIQCYGKVKRIDEVVRTFNQLLDLGITPDDRFCGCLLNVMTQTPKEELGKLTNCIERAYPKLGNVVKLLLEEDDGNENFKKEAFELFDSIGADVKKAYCNCMIDLCVNLNMLQKACELLDLGLTQEIYTDIQSRSPTQWSLHLKGLSLGAALTALHVWINDLSNTLESGEELPPLLGINTGHGKHKYSDKGLASVFESHLKELNAPFHEAPDKVGWFLTTKVAAKSWLDSRNSSELIAA